A window of the Gossypium hirsutum isolate 1008001.06 chromosome A03, Gossypium_hirsutum_v2.1, whole genome shotgun sequence genome harbors these coding sequences:
- the LOC107950214 gene encoding proliferating cell nuclear antigen: protein MLELRLVQGSLLKKVLEAIKDLVNDANFDCSATGFSLQAMDSSHVALVALLLRSEGFEHYRCDRNISMGMNLGNMSKMLKCAGNDDIITIKADDGSDTVTFMFESPTQDKISDFEMKLMDIDSEHLGIPEAEYHAIVRMPSAEFARICKDLASIGDTVVISVTKEGVKFSTRGDIGTANIVLRQNTTVDKPEEATIIEMNEPVSLTFALRYMNSFTKATPLSNIVTISLSSELPVVVEYKIAEMGYIRFYLAPKIEEDEDETKPQV from the exons ATGCTTGAGCTTAGGCTAGTTCAGGGTTCACTTCTAAAGAAAGTCTTGGAAGCGATTAAGGACTTGGTCAACGATGCCAACTTCGACTGTTCGGCGACGGGGTTTTCTTTGCAGGCCATGGATTCGAGTCACGTGGCGCTGGTGGCCCTGTTGCTGAGATCGGAAGGGTTCGAGCACTATCGCTGCGACAGGAACATTTCCATGGGGATGAATCTCGGTAACATGTCCAAGATGCTGAAATGTGCCGGCAATGATGACATCATCACAATCAAGGCTGATGATGGCAGCGATACTGTTACTTTCATGTTCGAGAGCCCCA CCCAAGACAAGATATCAGATTTTGAGATGAAGCTGATGGATATTGATAGTGAACACCTTGGGATCCCAGAAGCGGAGTACCATGCTATTGTTAGGATGCCTTCAGCTGAATTTGCAAGGATTTGCAAGGATCTTGCAAGCATTGGTGACACCG TTGTTATCTCTGTTACCAAGGAAGGTGTGAAGTTTTCCACAAGGGGTGATATCGGAACTGCAAATATTGTTCTTAGGCAAAATACCACTGTAGATAAA CCTGAAGAAGCAACAATTATAGAGATGAATGAGCCAGTATCATTGACATTTGCATTGAGGTACATGAATTCATTTACAAAGGCTACTCCATTGTCAAACATAGTGACAATCAGCTTGTCATCAGAGCTGCCTGTTGTGGTCGAGTATAAGATAGCTGAGATGGGTTATATTAGGTTCTACTTGGCACCCAAGATTGAAGAAGATGAGGATGAGACTAAGCCACAAGTTTAG